The Drosophila biarmipes strain raj3 chromosome 2L, RU_DBia_V1.1, whole genome shotgun sequence genome has a window encoding:
- the LOC122818705 gene encoding translation initiation factor IF-2-like — translation MGQQGATCGWTNSPQPRRAGNGGHAGVPVKPGSAADDGGDSAKRDGGGPGGAGLFCDGPRRRSSSCMSKVCGRSVSTTPGGGRPPSPERELSYPRSPPQPQPGTPPPPHPDTSSPPTRRNVEARAATHAEVQAAAEGEVAPATGLAAASTRRPGRTPRPDRHHQGGAREPQRADPAKPQDPWPTGRVNPADAEYGPDDTEYPTVDAKDRVDTSGDGERDGRSGAAGARAVDMARPTGGGRPLLKRQHSAPVVSGFGTGGPAMARSRGARLARRNPG, via the exons ATGGGTCAGCAAGGAGCCACCTGCGGGTGGACGAACTCCCCGCAGCCACGACGAGCCGGTAACGGCGGTCACGCTGGAGTTCCGGTTAAACCTGGAAGCGCGGCGGATGACGGAGGAGACTCGGCTAAAAGAGATGGAGGAGGACCCGGAGGGGCAGGCCTCTTTTGCGACGGGCCGAGGAGAAGAAGTAGCAGCTGTATGTCCAAGGTATGTGGCCGATCCGTGAGTACCACCCCAGGAGGAGGCCGACCACCCTCACCGGAACGCGAGCTGTCCTATCCCCGGTCTCCACCACAGCCGCAACCGGGTACACCTCCACCACCGCACCCGGATACGTCATCACCGCCAACGAGGCGCAACGTGGAGGCCCGCGCGGCCACCCACGCCGAGGTTCAAGCGGCCGCCGAAGGCGAAGTCGCACCCGCGACCGGACTCGCTGCAGCATCGACCCGAAGACCCGGTCGGACACCACGTCCGGACAGACATCATCAAGGCGGCGCACGTGAGCCACAGCGTGCGGAC CCTGCTAAGCCCCAGGACCCGTGGCCGACCGGAAGAGTGAACCCCGCCGACGCCGAGTACGGGCCAGACGACACCGAGTACCCGACCGTCGACGCCAAGGACCGAGTCGACACCAGCGGCGATGGGGAGCGCGACGGCCGCAGTGGAGCCGCTGGAGCGAGGGCCGTGGATATGGCCAGACCCACGGGAGGCGGACGACCACTGCTAAAACGCCAACACTCGGCGCCCGTGGTGTCCGGTTTCGGCACCGGAGGGCCAGCGATGGCTCGGAGTCGCGGAGCAAGATTGGCCCGCAGGAATCCCGGATGA